In one Candidatus Rickettsiella isopodorum genomic region, the following are encoded:
- a CDS encoding glycosyltransferase — translation MYRIKLSISIVVYGESFLQIKDCLLSLLSAIPQAISYEITLVDNGALELQKNNALAINIKNFFVNLPIDYIVSSKNGGYGYGHNQAIFKSDAEYHLILNNDVYLMPDSLKNAFDFMQRHPYVGMLVPDVYDMNEKRVHLCRHNPSLWISFLRRFAPNFFKKIFHKQLNHFEMQDKNYNEVMFKLSNPTGCFMFCRLDLLKRLGGFDEKFFMYYDDSDLGRRMASISQIAYSPSVRIKHVWQRAAYQDKQMAWVASKSALYYSWKWLLK, via the coding sequence ATGTATCGAATCAAACTTTCAATCAGCATTGTTGTGTATGGAGAAAGCTTTTTACAAATTAAAGATTGTCTTTTAAGCCTACTGAGTGCAATACCACAAGCTATTTCTTATGAAATTACCCTAGTAGATAATGGCGCTTTAGAATTACAAAAAAATAATGCTTTGGCGATAAACATTAAAAATTTTTTTGTAAATTTACCTATTGATTATATTGTATCCTCTAAAAATGGCGGTTATGGCTATGGTCATAACCAAGCTATATTTAAAAGTGATGCTGAATATCACCTTATTCTTAATAATGATGTTTATTTAATGCCGGATTCACTGAAAAACGCATTTGATTTTATGCAACGACATCCGTACGTTGGTATGTTAGTTCCAGATGTTTATGATATGAATGAGAAAAGAGTGCACCTTTGTCGACATAACCCTAGTCTTTGGATAAGTTTTTTGCGTCGTTTTGCACCGAATTTTTTTAAAAAAATATTTCATAAACAGTTAAATCACTTTGAAATGCAAGATAAAAATTATAACGAAGTGATGTTTAAGTTAAGTAATCCTACCGGTTGTTTTATGTTTTGTCGATTGGATCTGCTCAAACGTTTAGGAGGTTTTGATGAGAAATTTTTTATGTATTATGATGATTCCGATTTGGGTCGACGTATGGCAAGTATTTCCCAAATAGCTTATTCACCAAGCGTTAGAATTAAACATGTCTGGCAAAGAGCGGCTTATCAAGATAAACAGATGGCATGGGTTGCAAGTAAATCAGCTTTATATTACTCCTGGAAATGGTTGTTAAAATAA
- a CDS encoding ABC transporter ATP-binding protein, protein MALIQLNSLTVDFPIYHLNARSIRKRFLRLTGGALRKETAHTVVVKALDNISFTLEHGDRVGLIGHNGAGKSTLLRVLAKIYEPTQGSIHIQGSVSPLLNVMLGINQESTGYENILVRGLLLGLGQKEIKAKMQEIADFTELGEYLSVPIRTYSAGMQLRLAFAVATCIKPDILLMDEMIEAGDAAFKIKAEARLAEFIEQSSIMVLASHSNETIQRLCNKVVLLEKGKLKYVGGLEEGLKFYSQVN, encoded by the coding sequence ATGGCATTAATACAACTTAATTCCTTAACAGTTGATTTTCCTATCTACCATCTAAATGCACGTTCAATTAGAAAACGTTTTTTGCGTCTAACGGGCGGTGCTTTACGTAAGGAGACAGCGCATACCGTCGTTGTTAAAGCCTTAGATAATATCAGCTTTACTTTAGAGCATGGAGATCGGGTGGGTTTGATTGGGCATAATGGCGCAGGAAAAAGTACTTTACTACGTGTACTTGCTAAGATATATGAGCCGACGCAAGGAAGTATCCATATACAGGGTAGCGTATCTCCTCTTTTGAATGTCATGTTAGGGATTAACCAAGAATCAACAGGTTACGAAAATATTTTAGTGCGCGGACTTTTGTTAGGTCTTGGGCAAAAAGAGATTAAAGCGAAAATGCAGGAAATTGCAGATTTTACGGAATTAGGCGAATATTTGTCAGTACCTATACGTACTTATTCTGCAGGAATGCAACTGCGTTTAGCTTTTGCAGTGGCAACTTGTATAAAGCCAGATATTCTATTGATGGATGAGATGATAGAGGCTGGAGATGCGGCGTTCAAGATAAAAGCAGAAGCACGTTTAGCAGAGTTTATTGAACAATCCAGTATTATGGTTTTAGCTTCACATTCTAACGAAACGATTCAAAGGCTTTGTAATAAAGTCGTGTTGTTAGAAAAGGGAAAGCTTAAATACGTGGGTGGCCTAGAAGAAGGCTTAAAGTTTTATTCTCAAGTTAACTAA
- a CDS encoding ABC transporter permease, protein MVKPALYKKYYLAWNDIAEGLKSWRIWLLLAWHEVKLRYRRSTLGPFWITISMAITIYTMGILYGHLFKMDLAVYYPFLATGILGWNLISLIVNDGTMTFVSADQFIKQMKQPYSFFLFQSVTRNFIIFFHNSLVLLPLILFFYLKINFSTLFIFISLLILWINAVSYSTILALLGTRFRDIPILVASLIQVVFFLTPILWSPSILPARYHYVIDLNPFAQFMELFRSPLLGALPSNYTLITTLSLTILGIFSAFIIFSRYRARIAYWL, encoded by the coding sequence ATGGTTAAACCCGCATTGTATAAAAAATATTATCTTGCTTGGAATGATATTGCAGAGGGCTTGAAATCCTGGCGAATTTGGTTATTACTTGCTTGGCATGAGGTAAAACTCCGTTATCGCCGTTCGACATTAGGACCATTTTGGATCACCATCAGTATGGCGATTACTATCTACACCATGGGCATACTCTATGGTCATCTATTCAAAATGGATTTAGCCGTCTATTACCCTTTTCTTGCAACAGGAATTTTGGGTTGGAATTTAATTTCATTGATCGTTAATGATGGAACGATGACGTTTGTCAGTGCTGATCAATTCATAAAACAAATGAAACAGCCGTATTCATTTTTTCTGTTTCAGTCGGTTACGCGAAACTTTATTATATTTTTTCATAATAGCTTAGTATTACTTCCCTTGATATTATTTTTTTATCTTAAAATTAATTTCAGTACACTATTTATATTTATCAGTTTATTGATACTCTGGATCAACGCAGTTTCTTATAGCACTATACTGGCTCTTTTGGGGACACGGTTTCGCGATATACCGATATTAGTAGCCAGTTTAATACAAGTTGTTTTTTTCTTAACCCCTATTTTATGGTCTCCGAGTATTTTACCCGCACGTTATCATTACGTTATTGACTTAAATCCTTTTGCACAATTTATGGAATTATTTAGAAGCCCTTTATTAGGTGCATTACCTTCAAACTATACGTTAATCACAACTTTAAGTTTGACTATATTAGGTATTTTTTCTGCATTTATAATTTTCAGCCGCTATCGTGCTAGAATTGCCTATTGGTTGTAA
- a CDS encoding CTP synthase, producing MATRYIFITGGVVSSLGKGIAAASLGAILESRGLKVSLLKLDPYLNLDPGTMSPYQHGEVFVTEDGAETDLDLGHYERFVRAKMTKDNNFTAGQIYARVLRKERRGDYLGGTVQVIPHVTDEIKQAILKGAHGADIALVEIGGTVGDIESLPFLEAIRQLRIELGSQFTLFIHLTLVPYISTAGEIKTKPTQHSTKELRSIGIQADMLICRSKEEIPEHAREKIALFTNVELSGVISLPDVNNIYRIPLLLHQQSVDERVLQRFGLKDYPPADLKAWAEVVAAKENPTAEVKIGMVGKYMGLADSYKSLSEALIHAGIKTHTHVNVVYIDAEALEQQGVKLLEPLDAILVPGGFGKRGIAGKILAAQYARENNIPYLGICLGMQTALIEFARHVAGLTNAHSTEFDADTPYPVVALVTEWTTADGQLEKRDKDSDLGGTMRLGGQICCLKKETKARELYSRDRIIERHRHRYEVNNQLLPSLEKTGLVVSGRSEDGTLVEMIELENHPWFIGCQFHPEFTSNPRDGHPLFVGFVEAAKLQHKHLTESPTHTPTNFL from the coding sequence ATGGCGACACGATATATATTTATTACGGGAGGAGTGGTTTCTTCCTTAGGGAAAGGTATTGCTGCAGCCTCTTTAGGAGCCATTTTAGAGTCTCGTGGGCTGAAAGTTAGCTTGCTCAAGTTGGATCCCTATTTAAATCTTGATCCAGGAACGATGAGTCCTTATCAACATGGTGAAGTGTTTGTTACGGAAGATGGAGCAGAAACCGATTTAGATTTAGGTCATTATGAACGTTTCGTTCGTGCAAAAATGACTAAAGACAATAATTTTACTGCGGGGCAGATTTACGCCCGAGTATTACGTAAAGAACGCCGCGGTGATTATTTAGGTGGTACCGTGCAAGTTATTCCGCACGTTACCGATGAAATTAAACAAGCCATATTAAAAGGTGCGCACGGAGCCGATATTGCTTTAGTCGAAATTGGCGGAACGGTCGGGGATATTGAATCTTTACCGTTCTTAGAAGCGATTCGTCAATTACGTATTGAACTGGGTAGTCAATTTACTTTATTTATTCATTTGACGTTAGTCCCTTATATTAGTACGGCAGGTGAAATTAAAACTAAACCTACCCAACATTCCACCAAAGAATTACGTTCTATCGGTATTCAGGCCGATATGCTTATCTGTCGATCCAAGGAAGAAATTCCAGAGCATGCACGTGAAAAAATTGCTTTATTTACTAATGTTGAACTATCAGGCGTCATATCTTTACCCGACGTGAATAATATTTATCGGATACCCTTGTTATTGCACCAACAAAGTGTTGATGAAAGGGTATTACAACGTTTTGGTTTGAAAGATTATCCACCTGCCGATTTAAAAGCGTGGGCAGAAGTCGTGGCGGCCAAAGAAAATCCTACCGCCGAAGTAAAAATTGGTATGGTTGGAAAATATATGGGTCTAGCGGATTCCTATAAATCCTTGAGTGAAGCCTTAATACACGCAGGCATTAAAACACATACGCATGTGAATGTAGTGTATATCGACGCGGAAGCTTTAGAGCAACAGGGCGTCAAACTACTGGAGCCCTTGGATGCTATTTTGGTACCCGGTGGTTTTGGTAAACGAGGAATAGCCGGAAAGATTCTAGCGGCGCAATATGCGCGTGAAAATAACATACCTTATCTAGGGATTTGTTTAGGTATGCAAACGGCCTTGATCGAGTTTGCTCGTCATGTAGCGGGATTAACCAATGCCCATAGTACTGAATTTGATGCGGATACACCTTATCCAGTGGTTGCTTTGGTAACAGAATGGACTACTGCGGATGGCCAACTTGAAAAACGCGATAAAGATTCAGATTTAGGGGGTACGATGCGTTTAGGTGGCCAAATTTGCTGTCTAAAAAAAGAAACCAAGGCGAGAGAATTATATAGTCGTGATCGTATTATTGAACGCCATCGGCATCGTTATGAAGTTAACAATCAATTATTACCCTCATTAGAAAAGACTGGATTAGTCGTTTCTGGCCGTTCCGAAGATGGAACTTTGGTTGAGATGATTGAGTTAGAGAATCATCCTTGGTTTATAGGTTGTCAATTTCATCCTGAATTTACATCGAATCCACGCGATGGTCATCCATTATTTGTAGGTTTTGTCGAGGCAGCAAAATTGCAGCATAAACATTTAACTGAAAGCCCAACCCATACTCCCACCAATTTTTTGTAA
- a CDS encoding DNA-binding domain-containing protein codes for MSALANLQHRLQTHLMGEDKQILNQLVLPVRGTVHERLAVYRNAYDWRLIDALHQEYGLLAKLLGDEAFTVLAEVFIDTYPSQFYSIAKFSEPLVQFLTEQAPYSEQLYLSELTQLIKGLITSLEAADAPCLNFEVLANIAEQNWPSLCFKFHPSVQYFSFNYNSYAIWQALVQEKPVPEVRMIKNHCVVWRKGLQSYAIALTEAEALVLYLLQQGFCFADVCEAVYDKGFMSESQAASFVANLLANWLNNHLFSEVQLS; via the coding sequence ATGTCTGCATTAGCTAATTTGCAACATAGATTGCAAACCCATTTAATGGGAGAAGATAAGCAAATTTTAAACCAGCTAGTGTTGCCAGTAAGAGGGACGGTACACGAACGCTTAGCCGTCTATCGTAATGCCTATGATTGGCGTTTAATTGATGCTTTACATCAAGAGTATGGGTTGTTAGCTAAGCTATTAGGCGATGAAGCCTTTACCGTGCTGGCAGAAGTCTTTATTGATACCTATCCATCGCAATTTTATTCGATAGCAAAGTTTAGTGAGCCATTAGTACAATTTCTAACCGAACAAGCACCTTATTCTGAACAACTCTATTTGAGTGAATTAACGCAATTAATTAAGGGCTTAATTACGAGTTTAGAAGCAGCTGATGCGCCTTGTTTGAATTTTGAAGTATTAGCAAATATTGCTGAACAAAACTGGCCCTCTTTATGTTTTAAATTTCATCCTTCAGTACAATATTTTAGCTTTAATTATAATAGCTATGCGATATGGCAAGCCTTAGTTCAAGAAAAACCCGTACCAGAAGTACGGATGATTAAGAATCATTGCGTAGTTTGGCGTAAAGGATTACAGTCTTACGCAATAGCTTTAACTGAGGCGGAAGCATTAGTTTTGTATCTATTACAACAAGGTTTTTGTTTTGCAGATGTTTGTGAAGCAGTTTATGATAAAGGCTTTATGAGCGAGTCCCAAGCGGCTAGTTTTGTCGCTAATTTGTTAGCAAATTGGCTAAATAATCATTTATTTTCGGAGGTTCAACTCTCTTAA